The Aethina tumida isolate Nest 87 chromosome 6, icAetTumi1.1, whole genome shotgun sequence nucleotide sequence CGTATGTTCTTCCTTAGCTTAATCAACCCAGAGATCCAATAATTCAGCAATATAATGATCTGTCCCATGTTGTCAGGGTTAGTTTAGACTTTTTAGAAGAGACTCATGTGAACCTGTGGGCATGACTACCCAGATCCCCCGACCTTTCACCCATAGAACATGTTTGGAATGTGATGAGTTTAGATAACCTCGTTggacaaactaaattattcaaaaaattataaaatgttttatattttgttcccaaatttttaccaaaacattattaaatttggacACTTTCTTCTTGGTGGtgcaatttctttgtcactgagtatatttacaagaaaatatCTTACCATTAACCTGATTGGCAGTTAGTTCTGATCGTGTCCTTCTTGGACCTGaaactgtttttgttttatttataattatttttaaatgattaatatcacttaaatttgtttaaacgcatccaattttaaaacattgtttaattggttttaaaaGGCCTTgtacataaaaacattttttctttacacaattttagaaattattaaatttaaaattaaaaaataatggctTCGACAATGGTTGAgacttttaaagaataattatatttagctTTTTGTCTCATTTATACTGGTATAATCATCATAGTTTATCACATTTCCTTCAGTAGTTTCCGAATGGTTTTCAGGAGTTTTGGGAGTGTCAACACTCGGAGCTTCCTTTCCCTCGTGTTGCTGCAATTGGTACACGTTAATTAAcgcaaattaattgttgttaagAAGTAAATTACCTCAGCCACGTTACGGGCAAGCCTGAACAACGTCTCCCCGACAGCCGACCCCTTCTCCGGCAGTATCCTGACCAAAATGCCCTCGTGCAACTGCGGTTCGATCAAACCCTGTCTGTAAACCGACAGGGAGTGGATCACGTCGCAAATGTTCTTCGTCGCCTCCACGATCTGGGGCGTGATCTGCGAGCTCAGGTTGGCGCTCGAGTAGCCCAGCGTGGCGCTCAGCGGTTCGCTCAGCACACGCAGCACGGTGGCCAGTTGCTTTTGCAGCTTTCGGAAGCCCTCGTCCACCTCTCGGTCGACGCCCGATATGTCGGCGAATTCCTCGTTTATCGTCGGCGGGTTCATCGTTTTCCAGTCGCCGTCCAGGGGGAACTTTTCGAAAAATCTGTCCAACTCTCCGTCCTCCATTCCTTTCGATATGTAATTCACCCAGTTCGATATTTCCTGTTCTAGTTTCTCGTTAGTTTTGTGCGCCTCTGGAAACGTTAATGAAAtggatttttcttattaaaacggTGCTTAACTAAACTTACTTTTGACGGAGCCGGATGCACAGCCTTGGGCTGAAAATTACATCGGATTACTGCCATCTCCTAATTACGATTGGCGAAGACCAAAGGTGATTTCCACTTTTTTTACAATCCTAGATTATCCTTGAACACCTTTTGATTTGTATTAGATTGTCAAGAAAGTTATTGCATCTTCTTTATATGGTTTggactaattattaatgtgttgaAGTGAGATGATATACAGTTTTAAAGTACATGTTCcccaaataaaatcatttggcCTTTGATTAAAGTATGGATAGGAAGCAAATTCGTACAATTTTCTTGTACCTCTTCAAACAAGACCCAAAAGAGACCTAATCTGTTCACCATATCAACGATGAGTTTGGTCCAGGAACCACTAACAAATGCTCAGCATGAAGGTTCGATTACATAGGTGTAAATAAGATTGTTTCTTGTGGgtaaaaatgtattgattcAATTGGTTGTTACAGAGAACGCTCTATATAAGCAACCTCTATATAAACAACCTCTATACAATCAACTTTTTTTAGTTAGACTGTTCTGTATAagcaactttttttttaagttaaatatttaaattaagtttaagcCAATTCAGAAGTAAAATCAGCTGTTCACAACAATATAACATCAAAttgtgaatattattattactgttattgGAATATGTTTGTGTTTTGTACTGCCAATATTGAAGTGAATTTCTGTTAAATAGAATAGTTACATGAATTCTGTTAGtttctgttaattaataaataaattaattaatatttttgtgcttTAAattcaactataaaatatgaatcagAAGAAAAAAAGACGTTCAATTTCGTTAAAACCTAAACTATCCATTTCAAAGGACAATGAAAAAGGTGAGAAAACAAAGAACATTTGTAACGAATATAAAGTTGCTAAATCTACAATAAGtagagtaaaaaaataaagaaaatttagaaaaatatgcaTTCAAAACGTATGTAACTCAGAGTAAGATTAATCGAAtgaagacaataaaatatggtGAAATCGACGATACAGTGTTTTTTTGGTTCTTGGAGCGGCGacaattcaacaatttagttccaaatgaaatgataaaattaaaaacactcGAAGTAATTAGATTAAGTAATGGACCTGAAACATTTGTAGCAAGTGATAGATGGttaacgaaatttaaaaaacaccgTGCTATACGGATTTTGTCTGTTTGTGGAGAGAGTATGTGTTCCAATGTGGAGCTagctaattcatttaaaaataaatttaaaaattgtattgctGAAAATGGCTTTTTACctgaacaaatatataattgcaaCGAAACTGGTCTCTTCTATAAAAGCTTGCCCAATAAAACTAACGttacaaattttgaagaatCTGCTGCTGGAAGAAAAGCAACGAAGGAACGAGTAACAATTATGCCATGTGTAAATGCTACAGGTACgcataaattagatttgatgATGATAGGGAAATCGAAATCTCCTcgttgcttcaaaaatatggatTTGCCAGTATATTACAAATCATCCAAAAATACTTGGCAAACTTATACACTTTTTAGCGACTGgtataatgatatatttatacCTCCAGTAACTCGACACTTGGAATCCAAAAACCTTCCCGTAAAAGACCTTCTCTTAGTACATAATGCGACTTGCCATGGGTCTGagaataattttactgataaaCCGAATTTGAAAGTTATGTTTTTCCCCCTAATAACACGCCATTATTGCAACCACTAGATCAAACTGTGATAAATCACTAAAACAACGCCATCCCAAACATCTAATTGCATGTCTTGCAGCCTTAGGTACAGAAGATGGAATAGTTTCAgcactgaaaaatataaatttgaaagatgttgtttatttagtgGTGCAGACAtggaatgaaatttaatttggtgaTAGAATGGGCAAAAGAAAATGACTTACTCTGCAATAAGGTTCTTTTGTTacaaagaataagaaaaaaagctatcataaacaaatatatttaactgtttttgtttgtttaggcAATTAATGCTGTACTaaaccaaatttattaaaatttgattgtttaatttttttatataattaataactacacttatatgataataataataaactgttcTATATAagcaacttatttttttaaagtttaatatccgAGTTAAATTTAGGCCAATTCAGAAGTAAAATCAGATGCTCACAACACAATAacaaattgtgaaaaattctattattggAATATGTTTGTGATTTGTGCTGCCAATATTGAAGTGAATTTCTGTTGAATAGAATAGTTACATGAATTCTGTTAGtttctgttaattaataaataaattaattaatatttttgagccTTAAattcaactataaaatatgaatcagAAGAAAAAAAGACGTTCAATTTCGTTAAAACCTAAACTATCCATTTCAAAGGACAGTGAAAATGGTGAGAAAACAAAGAACATTTGTAACGAATATAAAGTTGCTAAATCTACAATAAGtagagtaaaaaaataaagaaaatttagaaaaatatgcaTTCAAAACGTATGTAACTCAGAGTAAGATTAATCGAAtgaagacaataaaatatgatgaaaTCGACGATACAGTGTTTTCTTGGTTCTTGGAGCGGCGacaattcaacaatttagttccaaatgaaatgataaaattaaaagcactAGAAGTAATTAGATTAAGTAATGGACCTGAAACATTTGTAGCAAGTGATGGATGGttaacgaaatttaaaaaacaccgTGGTGTACGGATTTTGTCTGTTTGTGGAGAGAGTATGTCTTCCAATGTGGAGCTagctaattcatttaaaaataaatttaaaaattatattgctgAAAATGACTTTTTGCCTGAACGAATATATAATTGCGACGAAACTGGTCTCGTCTATAAAAGCTTGCCCAATAAAACTAAcgttacaaattttgaaaaatccgTTGCTGgaagaaaagtaatgaaggaACGAGTAACAATTATGCCATGGGTAAAAGCTACAGGTAcgtataaattagatttgatgATGATAGGGAAATCGAAATGTCCTcgttgcttcaaaaatatggatTTGCCAGTTTATTACAAATCATCCAAAAATACTTGGCAAACTTATACACTTTTTAGCGACTGGTATAATGATATATTCATACCTCCAGTAACTAGATTTTTGGAATCCAAAAACCTTCCCGTAAAAGCCCTTCTCTTAGCACATAATGTAACTTGCCATGGGTGTGAGAATAATTTTACTGGTAACCTGAATTTCAAAGTTATGTTTTTCCCCCTAATAACACACCATTCTTGTAACCACTAGATCAAACTGTGATAAATCACTAAAACAACGCCATCCCAAACATCTAATTGCATGTCTTGCAGCCTGCTGAACTTGGAATAGTTTCAgcactgaaaaatataaatttgaaagatgttgtttatttagtgGTGCAGACAtggaatgaaatttaatttggtgaTAGAATGGGCAAAGGAAAATGACTTACTCTGCAATAAGGTTCTTTTGTTacaaagaataagaaaaaaagctatcataaacaaatatatttaactgtttttgtttgtttaggcAATTAGTGCTGTACTTGGAGCGgcgacaattaaacaatttagttccaagtgaaatgataaaattaaaagtactcGAAGTAATTAGATTAAGTAATAGACCTGAAACATTTGTAGCAAGTGATGGATGGttaacgaaatttaaaaaacaccgTGGTGTACGGATTTTGTCTGTTTGTGGAGAGAGAATGTCTTCCAATGTGGAGAtagctaatttatttaaaaataaatataaaattacattgctGAAAATGGCTTTTTGCCTGAACGAATATATAATTGCGACGAAACTGGTCTCGTCTATAAAAGCTTGCCCAATAAAACTAAcgttacaaattttgaaaaagccGCTGCTGGAAGAAAAACAACGAAGGAACGAGTAACAATTATGCCATGGGTAAACGCTACAGGTACgcataaattagatttgatgATGATGGGGGAATCGAAATCTcgttgcttcaaaaatatggatTTACCAGTATATTACAAATCATCCAAAAATACTTGGCCaacttatacaatttttagcgACTGGTATAATGATGTATTCATACCTCCAGTAACTCGATACTTGGAATCCAAAAACCTTCCCGTAAAAGCCCTTCTCTTAGCACATAATGTAACTTGCCATGGATCTGAGAATAATTTTACTGGTAACCTGAATTTCAAAGTTATGTTTTCCCCCTAATAACACACCATTCTTGCAACCACTAGATCAAA carries:
- the LOC109606644 gene encoding uncharacterized protein LOC109606644, with amino-acid sequence MEDGELDRFFEKFPLDGDWKTMNPPTINEEFADISGVDREVDEGFRKLQKQLATVLRVLSEPLSATLGYSSANLSSQITPQIVEATKNICDVIHSLSVYRQGLIEPQLHEGILVRILPEKGSAVGETLFRLARNVAEQHEGKEAPSVDTPKTPENHSETTEGNVINYDDYTSINETKS